Proteins from a single region of Thermoplasmata archaeon:
- a CDS encoding tetratricopeptide repeat protein, with the protein MKTKRFPPTFVDRVLELKTMELAMEKTKDKKGSTILITGDVGVGKTRLAEEFAEFCESKGFIVLSSFCLGNDETAYFPVLTALENYAKKVREKGEGCVPLGLAGFQALEVEERTPNGLTKERTRMLEYLLKQFVEIARKQAVLFWVDDLHLADSATLAFFHYLSRNVRKERILVVATYVEEYASANTVFAKTLRNMSIERMYTTLRLGNFSERETECMVKQFGFENAKEVGKYIHERTSGNPFFVVEFLAALRAGNVKEMEAIKKMVVPESVKGLIKLRISRLSEKAMKVLMACAILGKAFEYQALKRLVELTEEELLDALDELRDRHILVECHEFEEGYRFVSNTVHEVVCGETSRMRKKLLHQKAGKILEEMHRNDERFWNTLATHYREGGNREKFIEYGVKAGRAAARRFANTEAIEFLEEVVEMLGNTQEEVWQKVEILGDLAEVLELEGRFDEAIEMLDRRTGLILGNAVETGKTHIKKAEIYIYKGDYERALIEIENGAKKLPASNAELELAMAWSTKGYVYERIGDYRNAIEMQERAKIVFEKVNATKELGNALNRIGGCYWYLGEYEKALQWFNLALAIREKAGDLRGFAVSYNNIGIVYHDKGEFDNALEFHKKSLEILEKIGDVSGIAASYNNVGNVYHDKGEYDNALEFHKKSLEIKEKIGDTWGIGISYNNIGSVYTDKGEYDNALEFYKKSLEITEKIGDIWGIAASYNNIGWVYLEKGDFELGIEFFQKSLAFAKEKGEKITICNALFGIVICYVGLKNFVAANKTIEEAKGVVEELCLKPFEAKFLYVSGLLLTAEGKIAEAETVLKKAIEIYEGTGNLVISYYKAIFELGKVCKDKALQEKALAFFERSGNNVWAAKVRREMESGTQ; encoded by the coding sequence CTTAAAACAATGGAATTGGCGATGGAAAAGACAAAAGACAAAAAGGGAAGCACAATCTTGATTACTGGTGATGTTGGCGTTGGTAAAACAAGGCTTGCTGAGGAGTTTGCAGAGTTTTGCGAGAGCAAAGGTTTTATTGTGCTGTCATCCTTTTGCCTTGGCAATGATGAAACTGCATACTTTCCTGTGCTCACAGCACTTGAGAATTATGCAAAAAAAGTTAGAGAGAAAGGAGAGGGGTGTGTTCCATTGGGTTTGGCAGGATTTCAGGCACTGGAAGTTGAAGAAAGAACTCCGAATGGGCTGACAAAAGAGAGAACAAGAATGCTCGAGTATTTGCTCAAGCAGTTTGTTGAAATTGCAAGAAAGCAAGCAGTATTGTTCTGGGTTGACGATTTGCATCTTGCAGACTCTGCTACCCTTGCCTTCTTTCACTATCTTTCAAGAAATGTGCGAAAGGAAAGAATTCTGGTGGTCGCAACATATGTTGAAGAGTATGCTAGTGCTAACACTGTGTTTGCAAAGACGCTGAGAAACATGAGTATAGAAAGAATGTACACTACCTTAAGACTTGGAAATTTCAGTGAGAGAGAAACTGAATGCATGGTTAAACAATTTGGATTTGAGAATGCAAAAGAGGTCGGGAAATACATTCACGAAAGAACATCTGGCAACCCGTTCTTTGTTGTTGAGTTTCTGGCAGCACTAAGGGCTGGGAATGTAAAAGAGATGGAAGCAATTAAAAAGATGGTGGTGCCAGAGAGCGTTAAGGGTCTCATCAAACTGCGAATCTCCAGATTAAGCGAGAAGGCAATGAAGGTTCTCATGGCTTGTGCAATTCTCGGAAAGGCATTTGAGTATCAAGCCCTAAAGCGGCTTGTAGAGTTAACTGAGGAGGAACTCCTGGATGCACTGGATGAGCTGAGAGACCGGCACATACTGGTTGAGTGCCATGAGTTTGAGGAGGGATATAGATTTGTGAGCAACACTGTGCATGAGGTTGTGTGTGGTGAGACAAGTCGGATGCGGAAGAAATTGTTGCATCAGAAGGCTGGGAAAATCCTTGAAGAAATGCATCGCAATGATGAGAGGTTTTGGAACACACTTGCGACTCATTATCGGGAAGGAGGAAATCGTGAAAAATTTATTGAGTATGGAGTTAAAGCAGGCAGAGCTGCAGCTAGAAGATTTGCAAACACAGAAGCAATTGAATTCCTTGAAGAAGTGGTTGAGATGCTTGGTAACACACAAGAAGAGGTGTGGCAGAAGGTAGAAATCCTCGGTGATTTGGCAGAGGTGCTGGAACTTGAAGGAAGGTTCGACGAGGCCATTGAAATGCTTGATAGAAGAACAGGATTGATATTGGGCAATGCTGTGGAGACTGGAAAGACCCACATAAAGAAGGCGGAAATTTACATCTATAAGGGCGACTACGAAAGGGCATTGATTGAGATTGAAAATGGAGCGAAAAAATTACCTGCTAGCAATGCAGAGTTAGAACTGGCAATGGCATGGAGTACAAAGGGCTATGTATATGAGCGAATAGGAGATTACAGGAACGCAATTGAGATGCAGGAGAGAGCCAAAATCGTGTTTGAGAAAGTAAACGCAACGAAAGAATTGGGGAATGCATTGAATAGAATAGGGGGATGCTACTGGTATTTAGGGGAATATGAGAAGGCTCTTCAGTGGTTCAATCTAGCTTTAGCAATTCGTGAGAAAGCAGGCGATTTAAGAGGCTTTGCAGTAAGCTACAACAACATTGGCATTGTTTATCATGATAAAGGAGAGTTTGATAATGCACTTGAGTTCCATAAAAAAAGCTTGGAGATACTGGAGAAGATAGGGGATGTGAGTGGCATTGCAGCAAGCTACAACAACGTTGGCAATGTTTATCATGATAAAGGAGAGTATGATAATGCACTTGAGTTCCATAAAAAAAGCTTGGAAATAAAGGAGAAAATCGGAGATACGTGGGGCATTGGAATAAGTTACAACAACATTGGGAGTGTTTATACCGACAAAGGAGAGTATGATAATGCACTTGAGTTCTACAAAAAAAGCCTGGAAATAACGGAGAAAATCGGAGATATATGGGGCATTGCGGCAAGTTACAACAACATTGGCTGGGTTTACCTCGAAAAAGGGGATTTTGAACTCGGAATAGAATTTTTTCAAAAAAGTCTTGCATTTGCAAAAGAGAAAGGTGAGAAAATTACAATTTGCAACGCTCTCTTTGGCATTGTAATATGTTATGTTGGGTTGAAGAATTTTGTTGCAGCCAATAAGACAATTGAAGAAGCAAAGGGAGTTGTGGAGGAACTTTGTCTGAAGCCATTTGAGGCAAAATTTTTGTATGTTTCAGGTCTTCTTCTTACTGCAGAGGGTAAAATCGCAGAGGCAGAAACTGTTCTAAAAAAGGCTATTGAAATTTATGAAGGTACAGGAAATCTTGTTATTAGTTATTACAAGGCCATATTTGAGCTCGGGAAAGTGTGTAAAGACAAAGCGTTGCAGGAGAAAGCTTTGGCTTTTTTTGAGAGGAGCGGGAACAATGTGTGGGCTGCGAAGGTGCGAAGGGAAATGGAATCGGGGACTCAGTAG
- a CDS encoding RNA 2'-phosphotransferase, protein MMLRSCSVHGFFRGEKCPICGDAGKFLLNDDEVEHLSKVLAGVLRHFPDRYKLEMDEHGWVDLKAFLAAVQRRHRQYRFLRTYHIIGLIETDPKGRYQYNGTKIRATYGHSFEVDLDLPTDNLPPKLYYPSTPEEADILLETGIKPTDRKMVHLSGTLEDAEKAGKVRIEDPVILVVDTEKTVSMGHKIMRAGKSVYIVNEIPRECLSKVE, encoded by the coding sequence ATGATGTTGAGGAGTTGTTCAGTACACGGGTTTTTCAGGGGGGAAAAGTGCCCCATCTGCGGAGATGCAGGCAAGTTCCTGCTGAATGATGATGAGGTAGAGCATCTTAGCAAGGTGCTGGCTGGTGTGCTCAGACATTTTCCAGATAGATACAAGTTGGAGATGGATGAGCATGGGTGGGTTGACCTGAAGGCATTTCTAGCTGCAGTGCAGCGAAGGCACCGCCAGTACAGGTTTCTTAGAACCTACCACATTATAGGGCTGATTGAAACCGACCCAAAGGGCCGATACCAGTACAACGGCACCAAAATCAGGGCGACCTATGGCCATTCATTTGAAGTTGACCTTGACCTACCAACAGATAACCTTCCACCGAAACTCTACTATCCATCTACGCCAGAGGAGGCAGATATACTGCTTGAGACGGGCATCAAGCCCACAGACAGGAAAATGGTGCATTTGAGCGGCACACTTGAGGATGCGGAGAAAGCAGGAAAGGTAAGAATTGAAGACCCTGTGATTCTGGTTGTGGATACTGAGAAAACTGTGAGTATGGGGCATAAGATAATGCGAGCTGGCAAAAGTGTTTACATTGTGAATGAGATTCCAAGGGAGTGTCTCTCGAAGGTGGAGTGA
- a CDS encoding NDP-sugar synthase has protein sequence MQAVILAAGRGSRLLPLTHPIPKPLIPFMNEPVIDRILQSFLRLGVEKFLVLVDYRKERLIQHLEKWKEKVEIEIRDNNIPFGTAGAVKRNLDLLEERFFVSSSDLITDINLQKLLDFHFEKGSKLTVAFSESDEVSHYGIATLDEDSRLTRFVEKPRESEAFSNIVNAGIYVVEKEVLEHVPDNTEFDFSRHLFPLLVEKNYPIFGYRFREYWNDIGRHSSYLFATRDAIEKKISFNSKFRVRYDEKGQLFYPETAKIGNVVIEGFVVVGDDVVIGEGCKLSNTVIWNGAKIQERTSITETIIAENVEVGKNCRIMPGVVIGAESKIGDNCVLGQNLKLWCGTTVNPGTFLVGE, from the coding sequence GTGCAGGCCGTGATTCTTGCAGCTGGTAGGGGTTCAAGGTTGCTTCCACTTACTCACCCCATCCCTAAACCCCTGATTCCATTCATGAACGAACCTGTTATTGATAGAATTCTACAGAGCTTTTTGCGACTTGGTGTTGAAAAATTTCTGGTGCTTGTGGACTACAGGAAGGAGCGTTTAATTCAACATCTTGAAAAATGGAAGGAAAAAGTGGAAATTGAAATAAGGGATAACAACATTCCATTCGGAACTGCTGGTGCGGTCAAACGCAATCTAGATTTGCTTGAGGAGCGGTTTTTTGTTTCATCCTCAGACCTCATCACGGACATCAACTTGCAGAAACTTCTGGATTTCCATTTTGAGAAGGGGAGCAAACTAACGGTGGCATTTTCAGAATCGGACGAGGTTTCCCACTACGGTATTGCCACGCTTGATGAGGATTCACGCCTGACAAGATTTGTGGAAAAGCCAAGAGAATCTGAGGCATTCTCCAACATCGTGAATGCCGGTATTTATGTAGTTGAAAAAGAGGTGCTTGAGCATGTGCCGGATAACACTGAATTTGATTTTTCCAGGCATCTATTTCCACTCCTCGTAGAAAAAAACTATCCAATCTTCGGCTACAGATTCAGGGAATACTGGAACGACATAGGCAGGCACAGTTCATACCTTTTTGCAACGAGAGATGCAATTGAGAAGAAGATTTCATTTAACAGTAAGTTCAGAGTTCGTTATGATGAGAAGGGACAGCTCTTTTACCCGGAAACTGCAAAAATTGGCAATGTAGTGATTGAGGGTTTTGTTGTGGTTGGTGATGATGTGGTGATAGGCGAGGGGTGTAAACTTTCGAACACGGTAATCTGGAATGGTGCAAAAATTCAGGAACGAACAAGCATCACTGAAACCATAATCGCTGAAAATGTGGAAGTCGGAAAAAACTGCAGGATAATGCCAGGCGTGGTGATTGGTGCCGAGAGCAAAATCGGTGATAATTGCGTCCTTGGGCAGAATTTAAAGCTATGGTGTGGCACCACTGTGAACCCAGGCACATTCCTGGTTGGTGAATGA
- a CDS encoding DUF835 domain-containing protein: MVDEKLKSVLVAIYKLGYEEAIQDASRYARQARTMTEFLLYLNSKLSVLDKECANKVNELLDFANEIEKAESREGSKEKKSKEGELGLMPGQSVLFCEEKPSKSLDYLIEIADEKKTPVLCLTRKPRELLAGREENVKDRSFKIVWLSKIEKEGGLSENGDEYTPTGLSICEEVSTTQDINKITGIVQEYLSSTAPPLIYLDGLSYLVTQTDFTKVLKLVQWICEQIAVKNGYFIVSADPGAFDAKEFEKLKNEMDIVH; this comes from the coding sequence ATGGTTGATGAAAAACTAAAGTCAGTGCTCGTAGCAATCTACAAATTGGGTTATGAAGAGGCAATTCAGGATGCGAGCAGATATGCAAGACAGGCAAGAACAATGACAGAATTTCTGCTCTACCTCAACAGCAAGTTGAGTGTGCTAGATAAAGAATGTGCGAACAAGGTAAATGAGTTGCTGGATTTTGCAAACGAAATTGAAAAGGCAGAAAGTAGAGAGGGAAGCAAAGAAAAGAAAAGCAAAGAGGGAGAGCTTGGGTTGATGCCTGGTCAGAGTGTCCTTTTCTGCGAGGAGAAACCGTCAAAAAGCTTGGACTATCTTATTGAAATTGCAGATGAGAAAAAAACTCCAGTGCTCTGTCTCACAAGAAAGCCGAGAGAGTTGCTTGCAGGTCGGGAAGAAAATGTGAAGGATAGAAGTTTTAAAATCGTCTGGCTTTCTAAAATAGAAAAAGAAGGAGGGCTCAGTGAAAATGGCGATGAATACACACCCACAGGGCTTTCCATCTGCGAGGAGGTTTCCACAACCCAGGACATAAACAAAATCACAGGCATCGTTCAGGAATACCTTTCAAGCACGGCACCTCCCCTCATCTATCTTGATGGATTGAGTTACCTTGTCACCCAGACGGACTTTACGAAAGTTCTCAAATTGGTTCAGTGGATTTGTGAGCAGATTGCAGTCAAGAATGGGTATTTTATCGTTTCTGCAGACCCTGGTGCATTTGATGCTAAGGAATTTGAAAAACTGAAAAATGAGATGGACATTGTCCACTAA
- the hutI gene encoding imidazolonepropionase — MKLLIKNAGQLLTVASDGKPKKGAEMTELGIIKDGALVVEDGVIVDVGKTKDFGEGSYDEVLDAKCKVVMPGFVDAHTHLVFAGTREQEISLKIQGLSYMEILKRGMGILSTVKKTRAASIEELVEIGKARVLEMLSHGTTTIEAKSGYGLERNAEIKILEATKRIAEETGIDIVPTFLGAHAVPPEFTDSKEKYVEEVIAMLTEVKSLANFCDVFCEKGVFEIEDTQRILESARKHGFELKLHADEFVQLGGAELAASLSAVSADHLLMASERGLKAMLDAGTIPVLLPATPFTSFLNAYPDARKMISMGLPVALATDLNPNAYCLSMQVVLSLAVYKMKMLPAEAIAAATINAAFAVGMGERVGSIERGKQADIIILDVANFEQIPYMVGRNNVVHVVKKGRIVV, encoded by the coding sequence ATGAAACTCCTAATTAAAAATGCAGGACAGTTGCTTACAGTTGCCTCTGATGGCAAGCCAAAAAAAGGGGCAGAAATGACAGAGCTGGGCATTATCAAAGATGGGGCATTAGTTGTGGAAGATGGTGTGATTGTTGATGTGGGCAAAACAAAGGATTTTGGTGAAGGAAGCTATGATGAGGTTCTTGACGCAAAATGCAAGGTTGTGATGCCTGGTTTTGTGGATGCTCACACCCACCTTGTGTTTGCAGGCACCAGAGAGCAGGAAATTTCCCTCAAAATCCAGGGTTTGAGTTATATGGAGATTTTAAAACGGGGTATGGGGATTCTCAGCACAGTAAAAAAGACCAGGGCTGCGAGCATTGAGGAACTTGTGGAGATTGGGAAGGCCAGAGTACTTGAAATGCTATCTCATGGAACAACCACAATTGAGGCAAAGAGCGGTTATGGGCTTGAGAGGAACGCTGAGATAAAAATACTTGAAGCCACAAAAAGGATTGCTGAAGAGACGGGTATAGACATTGTGCCAACTTTTCTCGGAGCCCATGCGGTGCCACCTGAGTTTACAGATAGCAAAGAAAAGTATGTGGAGGAAGTTATTGCGATGCTAACTGAGGTTAAATCCCTTGCGAACTTCTGTGATGTCTTCTGTGAAAAAGGAGTTTTTGAGATAGAGGATACGCAAAGAATTCTGGAAAGTGCCAGGAAGCATGGTTTCGAACTTAAGCTTCATGCGGATGAGTTTGTCCAGCTTGGGGGTGCGGAACTTGCAGCAAGTTTGAGTGCAGTTTCAGCAGACCATTTGCTCATGGCGAGCGAAAGAGGGCTGAAAGCAATGTTAGATGCGGGCACAATCCCTGTGCTTCTTCCAGCCACACCCTTTACATCGTTTTTGAATGCATACCCTGACGCAAGAAAAATGATTTCGATGGGGCTTCCAGTCGCTCTAGCCACAGACCTTAACCCCAATGCCTACTGCCTGAGCATGCAGGTGGTGCTTTCGCTTGCTGTTTACAAGATGAAAATGCTGCCTGCGGAAGCAATTGCTGCAGCCACAATCAATGCGGCGTTTGCAGTGGGAATGGGGGAGAGGGTGGGAAGCATTGAAAGGGGGAAACAGGCAGACATAATAATTCTGGATGTGGCGAACTTCGAGCAAATTCCTTACATGGTGGGAAGAAACAATGTAGTGCATGTTGTGAAAAAAGGAAGAATTGTGGTTTAG
- a CDS encoding adenosine-specific kinase, with protein MKMRVVSMDIPKDANIIIGQTHFIKTVEDIYEAIVNTNPNMKFGLAFCEASGACLVRVDGNDEKLMEIAAKNAMDIGAGHTFVLLIKEGYPINILNTLKNVPEICHIVAATANPLQVVVAETSQGRGILGVIDGSSPKGIEDQAGKDWRYDFLRKIGYKK; from the coding sequence CTGAAAATGCGTGTGGTAAGTATGGACATCCCGAAGGATGCAAATATCATAATAGGACAAACCCATTTTATAAAAACGGTCGAAGACATCTATGAAGCAATTGTGAACACAAATCCCAACATGAAATTTGGGCTTGCGTTTTGCGAAGCATCTGGTGCATGCTTGGTTCGTGTCGATGGTAATGACGAAAAATTGATGGAAATTGCAGCAAAAAATGCAATGGACATCGGAGCTGGGCATACTTTTGTGCTTCTTATTAAGGAGGGGTATCCGATAAACATTCTCAACACCCTCAAAAATGTGCCAGAGATTTGTCATATAGTGGCTGCAACTGCAAATCCACTCCAAGTGGTGGTTGCAGAAACAAGCCAGGGCAGAGGAATTCTGGGAGTGATTGATGGTTCCTCGCCAAAAGGAATTGAAGACCAGGCAGGAAAGGACTGGAGATACGATTTTCTCAGAAAGATAGGGTATAAGAAATAG
- a CDS encoding roadblock/LC7 domain-containing protein, with product MPNIPMVESVLNDLKAREHVKDALVVSRSGMHIAGSPPPGAHLETFVAMSAILLGAAETATSELKETLHYLAINLKDTKVLIFSAGPKALLVTRVAADAADTLLPVLSESAKKLQGML from the coding sequence ATGCCAAACATACCGATGGTAGAAAGTGTGCTTAACGACCTCAAAGCCAGGGAGCATGTAAAGGACGCCTTGGTGGTCTCCAGAAGTGGAATGCATATTGCTGGTTCTCCTCCACCAGGGGCACACCTCGAGACCTTCGTGGCCATGTCAGCAATTCTGTTGGGTGCCGCTGAAACTGCGACTTCAGAGTTAAAAGAGACGCTACACTATCTAGCGATAAACCTGAAGGACACAAAGGTTCTGATATTCAGTGCGGGGCCGAAGGCACTTTTGGTGACAAGGGTTGCTGCCGATGCTGCGGATACCCTGCTCCCCGTGCTCAGTGAGTCTGCGAAGAAGTTGCAGGGGATGCTGTAA
- a CDS encoding isochorismatase family protein codes for MHKERYLTSENAEEKVNFWLSSLAGARGRRKVIFGQHSGRSAALLVIDMQRYFTHADSHAFVPSVDVALQNINRLVECFNTELVVYTRHIDAENSIMLKWWESGLFKDNPLSEIDARIKLRGKVVSKHTYSAFYKTKLETLLKKNHIERVYITGLLTNLCCETTARDAFVHGYEVFLIADATATYNEQLHFATLLNLSHGFARVVSTKEVLGGK; via the coding sequence ATGCATAAGGAAAGGTATCTGACATCTGAAAATGCTGAGGAAAAAGTCAATTTCTGGCTTTCATCACTTGCTGGAGCTAGAGGAAGAAGGAAAGTAATTTTCGGACAACATAGCGGAAGGTCTGCAGCGCTTCTGGTGATAGACATGCAAAGGTATTTCACACACGCAGATTCCCATGCATTTGTTCCCTCTGTAGATGTAGCCCTCCAGAATATTAACAGGTTGGTGGAGTGCTTTAACACAGAACTTGTGGTTTACACCAGACACATTGATGCAGAAAACTCCATTATGCTGAAATGGTGGGAAAGCGGACTATTTAAAGACAATCCACTTTCGGAAATTGATGCAAGGATAAAACTTAGAGGCAAGGTAGTTTCAAAGCATACATACTCTGCTTTTTACAAGACAAAACTCGAAACTTTGCTTAAAAAGAACCACATTGAAAGAGTGTATATCACTGGCTTGCTAACGAATCTCTGCTGCGAAACCACGGCAAGGGATGCCTTTGTGCATGGCTACGAGGTTTTTTTAATTGCTGATGCTACCGCTACATATAACGAGCAACTTCACTTTGCCACTCTGCTCAACCTCAGCCATGGTTTTGCCAGAGTTGTAAGCACAAAGGAAGTCCTTGGAGGAAAGTAA
- a CDS encoding NAD(P)/FAD-dependent oxidoreductase — MVNANYDVVVIGLGPAGVIASIHLKREGFSVAGVEAEKVGGALNDASIIENLPVCGGAVAAPEIIKSLEESIENHGIEIVKERVIKIQKRKSEFVVVGKERVLRAKCVIIACGLVPKKYPGLKDEKNVFYRARDVGEAAGSTLTIIGGSDAAFDAAQRFAGNAEKVHIIARGKLKAVAPLVKRARENPKIQIFEGVKIRQILTEKRVEIQLQNGQIIESDKLLVCIGKERELSIFPQKLKRKLEGKKLISHELCRGMYAAGDFLNPNARYLSTALGSGMQAAVLAAKFLRGE, encoded by the coding sequence ATGGTGAATGCTAACTATGATGTGGTCGTGATTGGCCTTGGGCCTGCTGGCGTGATTGCAAGTATTCATCTGAAAAGAGAGGGTTTCTCTGTTGCTGGCGTGGAAGCAGAAAAGGTGGGCGGTGCACTGAACGATGCAAGCATAATAGAAAATCTGCCTGTGTGTGGGGGCGCAGTCGCAGCACCAGAAATTATAAAATCTTTAGAAGAGAGCATAGAAAACCATGGAATAGAGATTGTAAAAGAGAGGGTAATTAAAATCCAGAAGAGAAAGTCAGAATTCGTCGTTGTTGGAAAGGAAAGAGTTTTGAGAGCAAAATGTGTTATCATCGCATGTGGGCTGGTGCCGAAAAAATATCCGGGGCTTAAAGATGAGAAAAATGTGTTTTACAGGGCAAGGGATGTTGGAGAGGCGGCTGGTTCTACACTCACCATAATCGGTGGTAGCGATGCTGCATTTGATGCTGCACAGAGATTTGCTGGCAATGCGGAAAAAGTCCACATTATCGCAAGAGGTAAACTGAAAGCAGTTGCTCCGCTGGTCAAAAGGGCACGGGAAAATCCTAAGATCCAAATCTTTGAAGGTGTAAAAATAAGGCAAATTTTAACAGAGAAAAGAGTGGAAATCCAACTTCAGAACGGGCAGATAATTGAAAGCGACAAGCTTCTTGTTTGCATAGGGAAGGAAAGGGAGCTATCCATCTTTCCGCAGAAACTCAAAAGAAAACTTGAGGGAAAAAAATTAATCTCGCATGAGTTATGCCGTGGCATGTATGCTGCAGGCGACTTTCTCAATCCGAATGCAAGATATCTCTCAACTGCATTGGGCAGTGGGATGCAAGCAGCAGTGCTCGCTGCAAAGTTTTTGAGAGGTGAATGA
- a CDS encoding radical SAM protein: MEVLARKGKEENAWIYLARFRNSPNHLVEFVDSVEPGIPREKKWCINISTQFGCPVNCRLCDAGGSFQGNLTKEELLAQVKHVLNTRNFMKTEKLKVHYARMGEPLLNPYVIESLLELSEVCKPNMPMACIATTAPTASYQNLVRIAEIKDEYYRNGKFQLQFSVNSTDEKVRDYLMPIKKMKLEELAAFGERYWDKTDRKINLNFALAKNVPVEPEVIAKLFNPDKFLIKITPVNPTKTAERNGLKSMIEFEGVPRIELSEKFREYGFDVIVSIGAKEEIEIGSNCGQFVKMWNGANC; the protein is encoded by the coding sequence ATGGAAGTTCTAGCAAGGAAGGGCAAAGAGGAGAATGCATGGATTTACCTTGCAAGATTTAGAAATTCCCCAAACCATCTTGTAGAATTTGTGGATTCAGTAGAACCAGGTATTCCTAGAGAGAAAAAATGGTGCATCAATATTTCCACCCAGTTCGGTTGTCCGGTAAATTGCAGGTTGTGTGATGCTGGGGGTAGTTTTCAAGGAAATTTAACGAAAGAAGAGTTACTTGCCCAAGTGAAGCATGTTTTGAATACAAGGAATTTTATGAAAACTGAGAAACTGAAGGTACACTATGCAAGGATGGGCGAGCCATTACTGAATCCTTATGTAATCGAGTCCCTTCTCGAACTTTCAGAAGTTTGTAAACCAAATATGCCGATGGCCTGCATTGCTACAACAGCACCCACTGCGAGTTATCAGAATCTGGTGAGAATTGCTGAAATCAAGGATGAATATTACAGAAATGGAAAATTTCAGCTTCAGTTCTCTGTTAATTCCACTGATGAGAAGGTGAGGGACTACCTTATGCCCATAAAGAAAATGAAACTTGAGGAACTTGCAGCATTCGGTGAGCGCTATTGGGACAAGACAGACAGAAAAATCAATCTTAACTTTGCACTTGCAAAAAATGTGCCTGTTGAGCCTGAGGTCATTGCAAAACTCTTTAACCCTGATAAATTTCTTATAAAAATTACGCCGGTGAATCCAACAAAAACCGCAGAGAGGAACGGACTCAAATCAATGATTGAATTTGAGGGTGTGCCTAGAATTGAACTCTCGGAAAAATTCAGAGAGTATGGATTTGATGTGATTGTGAGCATAGGAGCAAAAGAGGAAATTGAGATTGGGAGTAATTGTGGCCAGTTTGTGAAAATGTGGAATGGGGCAAACTGCTGA